One Archangium lipolyticum DNA window includes the following coding sequences:
- the pyrE gene encoding orotate phosphoribosyltransferase produces the protein MKVDTLARDRARLLELLTERSFERRKVVLSSGKESDFYIDCKRTALLAEGHFLIGRLLLDAVRREASEAVAVGGLTLGADPLASAVSLSSYLACTPVHAFIVRKEPKGHGTGQWIEGMKALSPGAPVAILEDVVTTGASTLKAIERAQLEGLRVLGAFALVDRLEGGREAVEAAGHRLFTLYTRKDFIP, from the coding sequence GTGAAGGTGGACACGCTCGCGCGTGACAGGGCCCGCCTGCTGGAGCTGCTCACCGAGCGCTCCTTCGAGCGGCGCAAGGTCGTCCTCTCGTCCGGCAAGGAGTCGGACTTCTACATCGACTGCAAGCGCACGGCGCTGCTGGCCGAGGGGCACTTCCTCATCGGCCGGCTGCTGCTGGACGCCGTGCGGCGGGAGGCCTCGGAGGCCGTGGCGGTGGGAGGCCTGACGCTGGGGGCGGATCCGCTCGCCTCGGCCGTCAGCCTCTCCAGTTACCTGGCGTGCACGCCGGTGCATGCCTTCATCGTCCGCAAGGAGCCCAAGGGCCACGGGACGGGCCAGTGGATCGAGGGCATGAAGGCCCTCTCTCCCGGTGCGCCGGTGGCCATCCTGGAGGACGTGGTCACCACGGGAGCGTCCACGCTCAAGGCGATCGAGCGGGCGCAGCTGGAAGGACTGAGGGTACTTGGGGCGTTCGCGCTGGTGGACCGACTGGAGGGTGGTCGCGAGGCGGTCGAGGCCGCCGGACACCGGCTCTTCACCCTGTACACCCGCAAGGACTTCATTCCATGA
- a CDS encoding tetratricopeptide repeat protein: protein MRPSRTLTRAVSLLALVGLGAAAAPASRRPAVDRSAMSEAIRAAANDVGTASPASYAHYLRAELASLSGDHRSAVDELRLALATDENEPLLLTRLGEEYARLGELKRAERELRRAVERHPDYYASRLLLGRVLMESRKPSRARLHLRRAIQLQPREPEAYLVLAQLYLDSRANEQAVKVVEELAAALPGESVGYRRLGLALAERGDGARASVLLAKAIERDPGDVEALTTLAQLQEKAGRVSEAEESLARALERDPDSQAVLMNAGRLALLQGSSVRARAYFDRLLSLSDDPELAVRVALSFLSARDMSSAMQVLDGARKGRGASPRVSFYSGLVHERLHHFDVAARAYAEVPVSSELFFDARVRRASCLSQVGDHETALALLREALAERPDDMGLWVQQARALERGGMPERAVAVLKEALGRKQEPDLYEALASTLRRQGRASEALTLLRDAIEQHPREPALRYTMANVLLVQGDEDGALTWMRGVLQLDPDNAAAMNFIGYVLAQRGRDFTEAERLVRRALELRPDTGSFLDSLGWIHYQRGDYPRAVEALERAAELEPDEPVILEHLGDAYHRVSRSGEAAGAWKRALDLLALNPEAAEPPEQRALIERKLKLLSTGAADR, encoded by the coding sequence GTGCGCCCGAGCCGAACCCTCACCCGCGCCGTGTCCCTCCTGGCCCTCGTCGGGTTGGGGGCGGCCGCGGCCCCCGCCTCGCGCCGGCCCGCGGTGGACCGGTCGGCCATGAGCGAGGCCATCCGCGCGGCGGCCAATGACGTCGGCACCGCCTCGCCCGCCAGCTATGCGCACTACCTGAGGGCGGAGCTGGCGAGCCTCTCGGGGGACCACCGGAGCGCGGTGGACGAGCTGCGCCTGGCGCTGGCCACCGACGAGAACGAGCCGCTCCTCCTCACGCGGCTCGGCGAGGAGTACGCGCGCCTGGGGGAGCTCAAGCGGGCCGAGCGCGAGCTGCGGCGCGCGGTGGAGCGACACCCCGACTACTACGCCAGCCGGCTGTTGCTGGGGCGCGTGTTGATGGAGTCCCGCAAGCCCTCGCGGGCCCGGCTGCACCTGCGCCGCGCCATCCAGCTCCAGCCCCGCGAGCCCGAGGCCTACCTCGTCCTCGCGCAGCTCTACCTGGATTCCCGCGCCAACGAGCAGGCCGTGAAGGTGGTGGAGGAACTGGCGGCGGCGCTGCCCGGCGAGTCCGTCGGCTACCGGCGCCTGGGACTGGCCCTGGCCGAGCGCGGTGATGGTGCCCGGGCCAGTGTGTTGCTGGCGAAGGCCATCGAGAGAGACCCCGGGGACGTGGAGGCGCTGACCACGCTCGCGCAGCTCCAGGAGAAGGCCGGCCGCGTCTCCGAGGCCGAGGAGTCGCTGGCCCGCGCGCTGGAGCGAGACCCGGACAGCCAGGCGGTGCTGATGAACGCGGGCCGGCTCGCGCTGCTTCAGGGCTCGTCGGTGCGGGCGCGGGCGTACTTCGACCGGTTGCTGTCGCTCTCCGACGATCCGGAGCTCGCCGTGCGGGTGGCCCTGTCCTTCCTCTCCGCGCGGGACATGTCCTCCGCCATGCAGGTGCTGGATGGTGCCCGGAAGGGCAGGGGGGCTTCCCCCCGCGTCTCCTTCTACTCCGGCCTGGTGCACGAGCGGCTTCATCACTTCGACGTGGCCGCCAGGGCCTATGCCGAGGTGCCCGTCTCCTCCGAGCTCTTCTTCGACGCGCGCGTGCGCCGCGCCAGCTGCCTCTCCCAGGTGGGCGACCACGAGACCGCGCTCGCCCTGCTGCGCGAGGCGCTCGCCGAGCGTCCCGACGACATGGGCCTGTGGGTGCAGCAGGCCCGGGCCCTGGAGCGCGGCGGCATGCCCGAGCGCGCCGTGGCCGTGCTCAAGGAGGCCCTCGGCCGCAAGCAGGAGCCGGACCTCTACGAGGCGCTCGCCTCCACCCTGCGGCGCCAGGGACGCGCCTCCGAGGCCCTCACCCTGCTGCGCGACGCCATCGAGCAGCACCCTCGCGAGCCGGCCCTGCGCTACACGATGGCCAACGTGCTGCTGGTGCAGGGGGACGAGGACGGGGCCCTCACCTGGATGCGTGGCGTGCTCCAGTTGGACCCGGACAACGCCGCGGCCATGAACTTCATCGGCTACGTGCTGGCCCAGCGCGGCCGGGACTTCACCGAGGCGGAGCGGCTGGTGCGGCGCGCCCTGGAGCTGCGCCCGGATACCGGCTCCTTCCTCGACTCGCTGGGGTGGATCCACTACCAGCGTGGTGACTACCCCCGCGCCGTGGAGGCCCTGGAGCGCGCGGCGGAGCTGGAGCCCGACGAGCCCGTCATCCTCGAGCACCTGGGCGACGCCTACCACCGTGTGTCACGCTCGGGTGAGGCCGCCGGCGCCTGGAAGCGCGCCCTGGACCTGCTGGCCCTCAATCCGGAAGCCGCCGAGCCGCCCGAGCAACGGGCCCTCATCGAGCGCAAGCTGAAGTTGCTATCCACCGGTGCGGCGGATCGCTAA
- a CDS encoding rhomboid family intramembrane serine protease has product MTSPNDEPRDTWEPAGAPGPEQRPTEAPTPPVRQPWPPVCATILVGAVALYLLDAFLSPEQGALLVGARGPVFQWATLYGPYVQEGQYWRALSCIFVHGGLLHLGFNMSVVYSLGMPLERGIGSARFLIISLATTLGASAFALLFNFEVPTVGASGMILGWGGAMILIATREFRRSLMFWLAQVLVISMLPGVSWAAHLGGFLFGLPMGFALRLGPRVFVRAAPLLLAITVAVVYIAANPERFRGVP; this is encoded by the coding sequence ATGACCTCCCCCAACGACGAGCCGCGTGACACCTGGGAGCCCGCGGGAGCTCCTGGCCCCGAGCAGCGGCCCACCGAGGCCCCTACCCCACCCGTGCGCCAGCCGTGGCCCCCGGTGTGCGCCACCATCCTCGTGGGCGCGGTGGCCCTGTACCTGCTGGATGCCTTCCTGAGCCCGGAGCAGGGCGCGCTCCTCGTGGGCGCACGGGGGCCCGTCTTCCAGTGGGCCACCCTCTACGGGCCGTACGTCCAGGAGGGCCAGTACTGGCGCGCGCTCTCCTGCATCTTCGTGCACGGCGGCCTGCTCCACCTGGGCTTCAACATGTCGGTGGTGTACTCGCTGGGCATGCCCCTGGAGCGGGGCATCGGCAGCGCGCGGTTCCTGATCATCTCCCTGGCCACCACGCTGGGCGCGTCCGCCTTCGCCCTGCTCTTCAACTTCGAGGTGCCCACCGTGGGGGCCTCGGGGATGATCCTCGGCTGGGGCGGCGCGATGATCCTCATCGCCACGCGCGAGTTCCGCCGCAGCCTGATGTTCTGGCTGGCCCAGGTGCTGGTCATCAGCATGCTGCCGGGAGTGAGCTGGGCCGCGCACCTCGGAGGCTTCCTCTTCGGCCTGCCCATGGGCTTCGCCCTGCGCCTGGGGCCCCGGGTCTTCGTCCGCGCCGCGCCATTGTTGCTCGCCATCACCGTGGCGGTGGTCTACATCGCCGCGAATCCGGAACGTTTCAGGGGAGTACCCTAG
- a CDS encoding bactofilin family protein, with product MATAKELAPGATVNNTVVGQSILISGKLTGDEDLTVRGRVEGELTLSRTLIVEPTGVVKANVAVRNAIVSGVVVGNINATESVELTREGRMVGDIHAPRVIIVDGASFRGRVDMGEVEPGRVPADRPALPRPTAVRPAVRPGTNVPARPALPAARPTAPAAAAPTRSAATAPTARPAPPPAPGATAAARPAPPAPPASRAAEPPARPEPPRPPPAAPVPPTVAEAARKKVVVKKKGR from the coding sequence TTGGCCACCGCGAAGGAACTGGCCCCAGGGGCCACCGTCAACAACACCGTGGTGGGTCAGTCCATCCTCATCAGCGGCAAGCTGACGGGTGACGAGGATCTGACCGTGCGCGGCCGCGTGGAGGGCGAGCTCACGCTGAGCCGCACCCTCATCGTGGAGCCCACGGGCGTGGTGAAGGCGAACGTGGCGGTGAGGAACGCCATCGTCAGCGGCGTGGTGGTGGGCAACATCAACGCCACCGAGAGCGTGGAGCTCACCCGCGAGGGCCGCATGGTGGGCGACATCCATGCCCCGCGCGTCATCATCGTCGATGGTGCGAGCTTCCGCGGCCGCGTGGACATGGGCGAGGTGGAGCCGGGCCGCGTGCCCGCGGATCGTCCGGCGCTGCCGCGTCCGACGGCCGTGCGCCCCGCCGTGCGTCCGGGCACCAACGTGCCCGCCCGTCCGGCGCTGCCCGCCGCGCGTCCCACGGCGCCCGCCGCCGCTGCTCCGACCCGTTCGGCCGCCACGGCGCCCACCGCCCGTCCGGCACCGCCGCCGGCTCCGGGAGCGACCGCCGCTGCTCGTCCGGCACCGCCCGCGCCGCCCGCTTCCAGGGCCGCCGAGCCGCCTGCCCGGCCCGAGCCTCCCCGGCCGCCGCCCGCCGCGCCAGTCCCGCCGACGGTGGCGGAGGCGGCCAGGAAGAAGGTCGTCGTGAAGAAGAAGGGCCGTTAA
- a CDS encoding alpha/beta hydrolase — protein MARLDEGFFTGKDGLRLFWMSEQPEQPRAHVAVVHGYGDHIGRYRTTFDALTAQGYAVHGFDYRGHGRADGRRGFCASWPDYLDDLAAFWERVRRAAEGRKMFVLAHSHGALMTVHLLGRGGLQGVSGVVLSAPYFKLAITPPALKLVAARAVGRVLPWMPIKTELSMEDLSRDEAVQEAARQDPLYNQIVTPRWFIEATEAQARVMSIAPEVKVPLFQLCGAEDRVASVEAGRLFFDAVGSKDKVYKVYPGMRHEPLNELGKEEVQGDISNWISSHL, from the coding sequence ATGGCGCGACTCGACGAGGGCTTCTTCACTGGGAAGGACGGGCTGCGGCTCTTCTGGATGTCCGAGCAGCCGGAGCAACCCCGTGCCCACGTGGCGGTGGTGCACGGCTACGGCGACCACATCGGCCGCTATCGCACCACCTTCGACGCCCTCACGGCCCAGGGTTACGCCGTCCATGGCTTCGACTATCGCGGCCATGGCCGCGCCGACGGGCGCCGCGGCTTCTGCGCCTCCTGGCCGGACTACCTGGACGACCTGGCCGCCTTCTGGGAGCGGGTACGCCGCGCGGCCGAGGGGCGGAAGATGTTCGTGCTCGCGCACAGCCATGGCGCGCTCATGACGGTCCACCTGCTGGGGCGTGGCGGGCTTCAGGGCGTGAGCGGCGTTGTGCTGTCCGCGCCTTATTTCAAGCTCGCCATCACTCCCCCGGCGCTGAAGCTGGTGGCCGCCCGGGCGGTGGGCAGGGTCCTTCCGTGGATGCCCATCAAGACCGAGCTGTCGATGGAGGATCTCAGCCGGGACGAGGCGGTGCAGGAGGCGGCACGTCAGGACCCCCTCTACAATCAGATCGTGACGCCGCGCTGGTTCATCGAGGCCACCGAGGCCCAGGCCCGGGTGATGTCGATCGCTCCGGAGGTGAAGGTGCCGCTCTTCCAGCTCTGCGGGGCGGAGGACCGGGTGGCGAGCGTGGAAGCCGGACGCCTCTTCTTCGACGCCGTGGGCTCGAAGGACAAGGTGTACAAGGTGTATCCGGGGATGCGCCACGAGCCCCTCAACGAGCTCGGCAAGGAGGAGGTCCAGGGTGACATCAGCAACTGGATCTCTTCGCATCTCTGA
- the bacN gene encoding bactofilin BacN, which translates to MAQGEQTGIIGKGIVIRGNLTGGGDLIIEGRVEGQISLKNHLTIEGTGKVQADIRAEELTINGEASGNIDASGRVAINASAKVAGDIKAPRVVIEDGAVFNGSIEMDVKLPDDI; encoded by the coding sequence ATGGCACAGGGCGAGCAGACGGGCATCATCGGCAAGGGCATCGTCATCCGGGGGAACCTCACGGGTGGCGGCGATCTCATCATCGAGGGGCGGGTGGAGGGGCAGATCTCCCTGAAGAACCACCTGACCATCGAGGGTACCGGCAAGGTCCAGGCGGACATCCGCGCCGAGGAGCTGACCATCAACGGCGAGGCGAGCGGCAACATCGATGCCTCGGGCCGGGTGGCCATCAATGCCTCGGCGAAGGTCGCGGGCGACATCAAGGCGCCGCGCGTGGTCATCGAGGACGGAGCGGTCTTCAACGGGTCCATCGAGATGGACGTGAAGCTGCCGGACGACATCTAA
- a CDS encoding bactofilin family protein, whose translation MANTVIGSSIVIDGEISGDEDLVIQGTVKGKISLKESLYVEGSGVVEADIETQNVEIAGRVTGNIAATDKVELKTDCRVVGDIKAPRILIADGASFKGNVDMDIPKER comes from the coding sequence ATGGCGAATACGGTCATTGGTTCGAGCATTGTCATCGACGGTGAGATCTCCGGCGACGAGGATCTGGTCATCCAGGGGACGGTGAAGGGGAAGATCTCCCTGAAGGAGAGCCTGTACGTCGAGGGCAGCGGCGTCGTCGAGGCGGACATCGAGACGCAGAACGTCGAGATCGCCGGCCGCGTCACGGGCAACATCGCGGCCACCGACAAGGTGGAGCTGAAGACGGACTGCCGCGTGGTGGGCGACATCAAGGCCCCGCGCATCCTCATCGCCGACGGCGCCTCCTTCAAGGGCAACGTCGACATGGACATCCCGAAGGAGCGCTGA
- the nadB gene encoding L-aspartate oxidase yields MAHRFDFLVLGGGVAGLSFALQAARHGTVAVLTKRERYESNTAYAQGGIASVLSPTDTFESHIQDTLEAGAGINHLDAVEVTVREGPDRIRELVQLGADFNRRTTGEFDLTREGGHSERRIIHSGDITGREVQRALLEACDDQPNITFFPNTSAIDLILDRRPVPGAPGRCLGVYALMPTGSIDRFLGKVTVLATGGAGKVYLYTSNPDVATGDGVAMAYRAGAEVANMEFYQFHPTCLYHPEAKSFLISEALRGEGGKLRLRNGQQFMDRYHRLAELAPRDVVARAIDAELKRTGDDCVHLDMTHLGRAFLMERFPNIYATCKAFNIDMAVQPIPVVPAAHYMCGGVVTDLYGRTSVPGLYAIGEVSHTGLHGANRLASNSLLEGLVFGHRAAAVCAEEARANGKHHDEPPAWDEGSAVASDESVVVTHNWDEIRRLMWNYVGIVRTDKRLMRARRRLELLREEIRDYYWRFKVTRDVIELRNICEVATLIVDCASRRKESRGLHFTLDYPNTDEHHWKRDTVVRREI; encoded by the coding sequence ATGGCCCATAGGTTCGACTTCCTGGTTTTGGGTGGTGGTGTAGCGGGCCTCTCGTTCGCCCTGCAGGCGGCGCGCCACGGAACGGTGGCCGTCCTCACCAAGCGGGAGCGGTACGAGAGCAACACCGCCTACGCCCAGGGCGGCATCGCCAGTGTTCTGTCCCCCACCGACACGTTCGAGTCGCACATCCAGGACACCCTGGAGGCCGGTGCCGGCATCAACCACCTGGACGCGGTGGAGGTGACGGTGCGCGAGGGCCCGGACCGCATCCGCGAGTTGGTGCAGCTGGGCGCGGACTTCAACCGCCGCACCACCGGCGAGTTCGATCTCACCCGGGAGGGCGGCCACTCCGAGCGGCGCATCATCCACTCCGGCGACATCACCGGGCGCGAGGTGCAGCGCGCCCTGCTGGAGGCCTGTGACGATCAGCCCAACATCACCTTCTTCCCCAACACCTCGGCCATCGATCTGATCCTCGACCGGCGGCCGGTGCCGGGGGCCCCCGGACGGTGCCTCGGGGTGTACGCGCTCATGCCCACGGGGAGCATCGACCGCTTCCTGGGCAAGGTGACGGTGCTGGCCACCGGCGGAGCGGGCAAGGTGTACCTCTACACCTCCAACCCGGACGTGGCGACGGGCGACGGCGTGGCCATGGCGTACCGGGCGGGCGCCGAGGTGGCGAACATGGAGTTCTACCAGTTCCACCCCACCTGCCTGTACCACCCGGAGGCCAAGAGCTTCCTCATCAGCGAGGCCCTGCGCGGCGAGGGCGGCAAGCTGCGGCTGCGCAACGGCCAGCAGTTCATGGACCGCTACCACCGGCTGGCGGAGCTGGCCCCGCGCGACGTGGTGGCGCGCGCCATCGACGCCGAGCTCAAGCGCACCGGCGACGACTGCGTCCACCTGGACATGACGCACCTGGGGCGCGCCTTCCTCATGGAGCGCTTCCCCAACATCTACGCCACGTGCAAGGCCTTCAACATCGACATGGCCGTGCAGCCCATCCCCGTGGTGCCCGCGGCCCACTACATGTGCGGCGGCGTGGTGACGGACCTGTACGGGCGCACCAGCGTGCCGGGCCTCTACGCCATCGGCGAGGTGTCCCACACGGGCCTGCACGGCGCCAACCGGCTCGCCTCCAACTCGCTGCTGGAGGGGCTCGTCTTCGGCCACCGGGCCGCCGCGGTGTGTGCCGAGGAGGCGCGTGCGAACGGCAAGCACCATGACGAGCCGCCCGCGTGGGACGAGGGCAGCGCGGTGGCCTCGGACGAGAGCGTCGTCGTCACGCACAACTGGGATGAGATCCGCCGGTTGATGTGGAACTACGTGGGCATCGTCCGCACGGACAAGCGGCTGATGCGGGCGCGCCGCCGGCTGGAGCTGCTGCGCGAGGAGATCCGCGACTACTACTGGCGCTTCAAGGTGACGCGCGACGTGATCGAGTTGCGCAACATCTGCGAGGTGGCCACCCTCATCGTGGACTGCGCCAGTCGGCGCAAGGAGAGCCGCGGCCTGCACTTCACGCTGGACTACCCCAACACGGACGAGCACCACTGGAAGCGTGACACCGTCGTCCGTCGAGAGATCTGA
- a CDS encoding LOG family protein: protein MSIQSVCVFCGSRMGARPEYLEGARALGAELARRGLALVYGGTSVGLMGAMADAVLAGGGKVVGVLPHVLGDREIAHRGLTELHMVDSMHTRKAMMASRADAFIAMPGGVGTFEELFEITTWAQLGIHHKPIGLLNVADFYGPLLALMKRAVDEGFIPETRAQPFACEASPAALLDVLQKAGQPLAPDKQVLRPEQT, encoded by the coding sequence ATGAGCATCCAATCGGTCTGCGTCTTCTGTGGCTCGCGGATGGGAGCCCGTCCCGAATACCTCGAAGGAGCCAGGGCCCTGGGCGCGGAGCTCGCCCGGCGGGGGCTCGCCCTCGTCTACGGGGGAACCAGCGTGGGGCTGATGGGCGCCATGGCGGACGCGGTGCTCGCCGGAGGTGGCAAGGTGGTGGGCGTGCTGCCCCACGTGCTGGGGGACAGGGAGATTGCCCACCGGGGCCTCACCGAGCTGCACATGGTGGACTCCATGCACACGCGCAAGGCGATGATGGCCTCGCGCGCGGACGCCTTCATCGCCATGCCCGGCGGCGTGGGCACCTTCGAGGAGCTCTTCGAAATCACCACCTGGGCCCAGCTCGGCATCCACCACAAGCCCATCGGCCTGCTGAACGTGGCGGACTTCTACGGGCCGCTGCTGGCGCTGATGAAGCGCGCGGTGGACGAGGGCTTCATCCCCGAGACACGCGCCCAGCCCTTCGCCTGCGAGGCCTCGCCGGCGGCGCTGCTGGATGTGCTCCAGAAGGCCGGACAGCCGCTCGCCCCGGACAAGCAGGTGCTCCGGCCGGAGCAGACCTGA
- a CDS encoding ParB/RepB/Spo0J family partition protein yields MNAMSAENRIDEVDAKPSTPGEESSGTTPPESAASGSAASPSVQEGAAEASAGEGTSGAAAAQPSATPAEVVEAVAPRRRGHVAPAHIPLERIDEDTTFQIRPVGDLSALATDLARLGQLYPVDVRFKPPDRFQIISGFRRVAALRFLKRDRVLARLHTDLSDEDALLMALASAMHASPVSREDLEAKRAQLEAEGRLTPIARDMFEKALADDESLAPEMVEEEVDADELAAEATQRLVDLNQDLALLADVFADLDETRKQELLTQLRYSSDLVAWLESL; encoded by the coding sequence ATGAACGCCATGAGCGCCGAGAACAGAATCGACGAGGTGGACGCGAAGCCGAGCACCCCGGGGGAGGAGTCGTCTGGGACGACCCCTCCCGAGTCGGCCGCGTCCGGGTCCGCAGCCTCTCCCTCCGTGCAGGAGGGGGCGGCGGAGGCTTCCGCGGGTGAGGGGACGTCCGGGGCCGCCGCGGCCCAGCCGTCCGCCACTCCCGCCGAGGTCGTGGAGGCCGTCGCGCCCCGCCGCCGCGGGCACGTGGCTCCCGCCCACATTCCGCTGGAGCGGATCGACGAGGACACCACCTTCCAGATCCGCCCCGTGGGGGATCTGTCCGCGCTGGCCACGGATCTGGCCCGGCTGGGGCAGCTCTACCCCGTGGACGTGCGCTTCAAGCCGCCCGATCGCTTCCAGATCATCTCCGGCTTCCGCCGGGTGGCGGCGCTGCGCTTCCTCAAGAGGGATCGCGTGCTGGCGCGCCTGCACACGGATCTCTCGGACGAGGACGCGCTGCTCATGGCGCTCGCCTCGGCCATGCATGCCTCGCCGGTGAGCCGGGAGGATCTGGAGGCCAAGCGGGCGCAGCTCGAGGCCGAGGGGCGGCTGACGCCCATCGCCCGGGACATGTTCGAGAAGGCGCTGGCCGACGACGAGTCGCTGGCGCCGGAGATGGTGGAAGAGGAGGTCGACGCGGACGAGCTGGCCGCGGAGGCCACCCAGCGGCTGGTGGATCTCAACCAGGATCTGGCGCTGCTGGCGGACGTGTTCGCCGACCTCGATGAGACGCGGAAGCAGGAGCTGCTCACGCAGCTGCGCTACTCCTCGGATCTCGTGGCCTGGCTGGAGAGCTTGTGA